The Alphaproteobacteria bacterium region GGTGCGACAGCCGAGCGCCGGCTCCGCCTCGAATTCACATCCTGGGTCGAGCGCATGGGCACGCCCGATATTCATCGCGAGGCTATCCGATCCCTGCAATCCCGGATGCCGACCGAGGTGTCGAATTATCTTGCGCTCGAAGCGGACGGCAGTTTTACCCTCGACGCCATGACCCTTGAAGCAGTCGCGACTTGACATTCCCATTGCCCCGACTACGCTAGCGCCCCGAGGAAACAACCAAGAAGGATTTCGCCGTCGCTTACGACACCTGCGGGAGAGACCGGCGCCGATCGACGATCGGCGCTGGCGCCGAAGGAGCAACCGCCCCGGAAACTCTCAGGCAAAAGGACCGCAGGCTTAGGCATCTCTGGAAAGCAGCGACGTCGCCCGCTTGCGGCGTTTGCTCACCGAAGGGGTAAACCCGCGCGGCAAGCTCGGGTGATTCTTTCAGGTCCGAAGACAGAGGGGGCTAATCCGCCGCGGAGCGCAATTCGCGCGCCCGGCGTGGATGAGGCCGGAACCCCGCTTTGGCACCTGACGGGAGACCTTGAGTGAGCGCACCTTCAGACGACGCCCTTAGGCGTACCCCGCTGTTCGATCTTCACGTCTCGCTCGGCGCCAAGATGGTGCCGTTCGCGGGCTACGAGATGCCGGTTCAATACCCGAGTGGCATCATGGCGGAGCACAACCAAACGCGGGTTGCGGCCGGCCTCTTCGACGTATCCCATATGGGACAGGTGCGTATTTCCGGAAAAGATGCGGCTACCGCACTCGAACGGCTGGTGCCCGGCGATATCGTTGGGCTCGCACCCTTTCGCCAGCGCTACACCCAGTTCACGAACGAAACCGGCGGTATTCTCGACGATCTCATGGTGAGCCGTTGGGGCGACGATCTTTTTGTCGTCGTCAATGCGGCATGCAAGGCAGACGATATCTCGCATCTGAAGCGCGGCCTCGAAGGAGGTGCTCGGATCGAACCGCTTGAGGACCGTGCACTTCTCGCACTTCAAGGCCCTGCTGCGGCCGACGTGCTCGCGCGATTGACGCCCGCCTGCCGCACGCAGAAATTCATGAGCCTTGCCGCATGCACACTCGACGGCATCTCGTGTCTCGTCACGCGGTCGGGCTACACCGGCGAGGACGGCTTCGAGATATCCGTGCCCGCCGAATCCGCGGAGGGGCTCGCGGCGCGGCTTCTCTCTGAGCCGGAGGTGAAGCCCATTGGTCTTGGTGCGCGCGATTCGCTGAGGCTCGAAGCTGGGCTCTGCCTTTATGGCCACGATATCGACAGCAAGACATCGCCGGTCGAGGCCGGCCTTACATGGTCGATCGGCAAGCGCCGCCGAATGGAAGGTGGCTTTCCTGGCTCCGATGTCATCCGCGATCAGCTCGATAACGGAATCTCGAAAAAGCGCGTTGGCATAATTCCCGAAGGCAGGGCGCCGGCGCGCGAAGGGACGGAAATCACGGACACATCCGGACGGCGTATCGGCGCCATCACCTCCGGGGGATTCGGTCCGACCGTGAACGGCCCGATTGCAATGGGCTACGTGGAGACGGCCGCAAGCAATGATGGCGCACCGCTCAACCTGACAGTGCGCGGCACGCCCCGAGCGGCCAAGGTTGCGCCAATGCCGTTCGTGGCGCATCGATATTATCGAGGTTAGCGAGAGGGAGGCAGGCATCCATGCTGAAATTTACCGAAGAGCATGAATGGATTCGCATTGAGGCTGACGGTACGGCGACCATCGGGATTACCAATTACGCCCAGGAGCAGTTGGGCGATGTGGTTTACGTGGAGTTGCCGCCGGTCGGCAAGGACGTGACCAAGGGCGGGGACGCCGCCGTCGTCGAATCGGTCAAGGCGGCGAGCGAGGTTTACGCCCCCGTGGATGGAACGGTCTCTGCCGTGAACGAAAAGCTCACGGGCGAGCCCGCGCTCGTCAATTCTTCGCCTATGGGCGACGGCTGGTTCTTCAAGATCAAACTCTCGAACAAGGGGCAGCTCGACACCCTGATGGACGAGGCCGCCTACAAGAAATTTTGCGAGGGGCTCCACTGATGCGCTATCTGCCGCTTACCGCAACCGATCGCGGCGCCATGCTGCAGGCAATCGGCGTTCCGTCGGTCGAAGACCTTTATCGCGACGTGCCGAAGGCAGCACTCCTGAAGAAGCCCGTCGACTTGCCCTACCATGCGGGCGAGCTTGAGGTCGAAAGGGCGTTCCAGGCCTTCGCCGCGACCAATCTCGGCACGAGTGCCGTGCCATCATTCCTCGGCGCCGGCGCATATCGACACCATATTCCCGCAACGGTCGACCATCTCATTCAGCGCGGGGAATTCCTCACCTCTTACACCCCCTATCAGCCGGAAGTCTCGCAAGGTACCCTTCAATACCTATTCGAATTCCAGACGCAAGTGGCGCTTATCACGGGAATGGAGGTTGCGAACGCCTCGATGTATGACGGAGCGACGGCATGCGTCGAAGCCGTCATGATGGCCAATCGCATCAGCGGACGGAAGAAAGCGATCCTCTCGGGCGGCCTTCATCCCCACTACCGCGAGGTTTGCGCCACCCACGCGCATTGGAGTGGTTTCGAGATCATAGCCCTCGAGCCCGACGCCCGGGCCATCGAAAATCTGGCTGCCCAGGTCGACGACGAGACCTCGTGCGTGGTCGTGCAAAGCCCCGATTTCTTTGGCCGCCTCAGCGACTACAAGGCGCTTGCGGACGCGGCACACGCGCGTGGCGCCCTCCTCGTCGTCGCGGTCACGGAAATCGTCTCGCTCGGCCTCGTCGCACCGCCCGGTGAAATGGGTGCGGATATCGTGGTGGCGGAGGGTCAGTCGATCGGTGTGCCGCTTGGCTTCGGCGGCCCATATCTCGGTTTGTTCACCACGCGCGAGAAGTATTTGCGCCAGATGCCAGGTCGGCTCTGCGGGCAAACCGTCGATACCAAGGGTCGGCGCGGCTGGGTGCTCACACTCTCGACCCGCGAACAACATATCCGCCGCGAAAAGGCGACGAGCAATATCTGCACGAATTCGGGCCTCTGCGCGCTCGCTTTCACGATCCACATGGCGCTACTCGGCGAAGCGGGATTTACACGGCTCGCTGAGCTCAATCACGTGAAGGCGGTACAGCTTGCCGACCGGCTCCAGGCCGTCAAAGGTGTCGAGGTTTTGAACGACAGCTTCTTCAATGAATTTACGCTGCGCCTCTCAAAACCGGCAGCCGATGTCGTCGACACCCTTGCCGAGCGACGCATTCTCGCGGGTGTGCCGCTTTCGCGCTTCTATCCGGATCGCCGGGCACTTGCGAACCTCATGCTGGTCGCGGCAAGCGAAATGACTGCCGAATCCGACATGGATGCGCTCGTGAAGGCGCTCCAGGAGGTGCTGTGATGGACCTTTCCCAGGATCGCAAGTCCCGCCCCGGCGCACTGCAAGCGACCGGGCCTGACGCTGCAACGATAAGCGGCAACCGCGGTCTTCAGCTCGAGGAGCCGCTCATCTTCGAGCAGAGCAAGGAGGGGCGCACGGGTGTCGATCTGCCAACACCCGCCAAAGTGACCGAGCGTCTCGGCGGTTTGAAACGCCAAGGCAAGATTGGCTTGCCGGGCTTATCGGAGCCGCAAGTGGTGCGTCACTTCACGCGCTTGAGTCAGAAGAACTACGGCATCGACAGTGGGCTTTATCCACTCGGCTCCTGCACCATGAAGCATAATCCGCGGCTCAACGAGAAGGTGGTGCGGCTTCCCGGTCTCGCCGATCTCCATCCACTCCAGCCGGAGCGGACCGTGCAAGGTGCGCTCGCACTCATCGACCGTCTCGCCCATTGGCTCAAGACGCTGACCGGCATGCCGGCCGTGGCGATGTCGCCGGGTGCGGGCGCGCACGGCGAGCTTTGCGGCATGATCGCGATCCGGGCCGCCCTCGAGGCGCGCGGCGAAGCCAAGCGCCGGCGCGTGCTGGTTCCCGAGTCCGCCCACGGCACCAACCCCGCCACGGCGGCGGAATGCGGGTTTACGGTCGATCCGATTCCGGCCAATGCCCAGGGCCGCGTCGATCTCGCCGCTTTCAAGGCAAAGCTCGGGCCGGACGTTGCGGCCCTCATGCTAACCAATCCGAATACCTGCGGCCTCTTCGAGCCGGACATGATCGCGATCGCGGACGCACTGCACAAGAGTGGCGCTTATTTCTACTGCGATGGCGCCAACTTCAACGCGATCGTCGGGCGCGTGCGGCCGGGAGATCTCGGCATCGACTGCATGCACATCAATCTCCATAAGACCTTCTCAACGCCCCATGGCGGTGGCGGGCCAGGCAGCGGGCCGGTCGTCCTGTCTGCCGCACTCGCCCCTTATGCCCCGCTTCCCTACGTGGTTCACGGACCGAACGGCTTTCGAATTGTTGAGCATGCTAAGGATGCTCCGCATTCCGGCACGCCGTTCGGGCGGCTCAAGGGCTTCCACGGCCAGATGGGCATGTTCGTGCGCGCACTCGCCTATATGATGAGCCACGGGGCGGACGGCCTGGCGCAAGCCTCGGCTGACGCGGTGTTGAACGCCAACTACTTGATGGCCCGGCTCGGCGATCTGCTCACACTGCCATATCCGGGACCTTGCATGCATGAGGTCCTGTTCGACGATCGGTTTTTGAAAGACACCGGTGTCACGACCCTGGATTTTGCCAAGGCAATGATCGACGAGGGCTTTCACCCCATGACGATGTATTTCCCGCTCGTCGTCCACGGCGCCCTCCTCATGGAGCCGACTGAAACCGAGAGTAAGGAATCCCTCGATCAATTCATCGAAGTAATCCGGGGCCTTGCCGCACGCGCGAAGAGGGCCGATGCTGCTGCCTATTTCCATGGGGCCCCTTATTCGACCCCTCGCCAACGCCTCGACGAGACCGGTGCCGCGCGCAAGCCGATCTTGCGCTGGCGTGCAGAAAGCATGGCTTCGGAGGCCGCGGAATAGGGCCAAATCCGGTTGATCATGGTTCGAGACGGCCGTCTTTTTTTGCGTGACGCAGAAGAAGGCGCGCGAAGCGCGCCGGCAGCCTCCTCACCATGAAGATTATTTTTATTTCTAATGTCCTCACCCTGAGGAGGTGCGCAGCACCGTCTCGAAGGGTGAGGTTAGCCGCGGCGGCTTCAATCGTACCGGCGTTAGAGATGTTTGCCGTTGCCGCCGCGGTGCCGATGGTCGAGGCGCCTAAAAGGATGCCCGCACCGTGGGCGGCGCTGATCGT contains the following coding sequences:
- the gcvT gene encoding glycine cleavage system aminomethyltransferase GcvT, encoding MSAPSDDALRRTPLFDLHVSLGAKMVPFAGYEMPVQYPSGIMAEHNQTRVAAGLFDVSHMGQVRISGKDAATALERLVPGDIVGLAPFRQRYTQFTNETGGILDDLMVSRWGDDLFVVVNAACKADDISHLKRGLEGGARIEPLEDRALLALQGPAAADVLARLTPACRTQKFMSLAACTLDGISCLVTRSGYTGEDGFEISVPAESAEGLAARLLSEPEVKPIGLGARDSLRLEAGLCLYGHDIDSKTSPVEAGLTWSIGKRRRMEGGFPGSDVIRDQLDNGISKKRVGIIPEGRAPAREGTEITDTSGRRIGAITSGGFGPTVNGPIAMGYVETAASNDGAPLNLTVRGTPRAAKVAPMPFVAHRYYRG
- the gcvH gene encoding glycine cleavage system protein GcvH: MLKFTEEHEWIRIEADGTATIGITNYAQEQLGDVVYVELPPVGKDVTKGGDAAVVESVKAASEVYAPVDGTVSAVNEKLTGEPALVNSSPMGDGWFFKIKLSNKGQLDTLMDEAAYKKFCEGLH
- the gcvPA gene encoding aminomethyl-transferring glycine dehydrogenase subunit GcvPA, encoding MRYLPLTATDRGAMLQAIGVPSVEDLYRDVPKAALLKKPVDLPYHAGELEVERAFQAFAATNLGTSAVPSFLGAGAYRHHIPATVDHLIQRGEFLTSYTPYQPEVSQGTLQYLFEFQTQVALITGMEVANASMYDGATACVEAVMMANRISGRKKAILSGGLHPHYREVCATHAHWSGFEIIALEPDARAIENLAAQVDDETSCVVVQSPDFFGRLSDYKALADAAHARGALLVVAVTEIVSLGLVAPPGEMGADIVVAEGQSIGVPLGFGGPYLGLFTTREKYLRQMPGRLCGQTVDTKGRRGWVLTLSTREQHIRREKATSNICTNSGLCALAFTIHMALLGEAGFTRLAELNHVKAVQLADRLQAVKGVEVLNDSFFNEFTLRLSKPAADVVDTLAERRILAGVPLSRFYPDRRALANLMLVAASEMTAESDMDALVKALQEVL
- the gcvPB gene encoding aminomethyl-transferring glycine dehydrogenase subunit GcvPB, producing the protein MDLSQDRKSRPGALQATGPDAATISGNRGLQLEEPLIFEQSKEGRTGVDLPTPAKVTERLGGLKRQGKIGLPGLSEPQVVRHFTRLSQKNYGIDSGLYPLGSCTMKHNPRLNEKVVRLPGLADLHPLQPERTVQGALALIDRLAHWLKTLTGMPAVAMSPGAGAHGELCGMIAIRAALEARGEAKRRRVLVPESAHGTNPATAAECGFTVDPIPANAQGRVDLAAFKAKLGPDVAALMLTNPNTCGLFEPDMIAIADALHKSGAYFYCDGANFNAIVGRVRPGDLGIDCMHINLHKTFSTPHGGGGPGSGPVVLSAALAPYAPLPYVVHGPNGFRIVEHAKDAPHSGTPFGRLKGFHGQMGMFVRALAYMMSHGADGLAQASADAVLNANYLMARLGDLLTLPYPGPCMHEVLFDDRFLKDTGVTTLDFAKAMIDEGFHPMTMYFPLVVHGALLMEPTETESKESLDQFIEVIRGLAARAKRADAAAYFHGAPYSTPRQRLDETGAARKPILRWRAESMASEAAE